One window of the Chitinophaga niabensis genome contains the following:
- a CDS encoding PKD domain-containing protein translates to MMRTVPAPHMKNPHAIRSRPLLLLLCMLVAPAFIKAQQAGFTYTASPASQCAPAVFTFRNTSTGTPLSCIWNFGNGNTSNDLNPVITFPNAGPVTVILTAYYSNSTSSATQNFVVYAPPVPDFSVNTPIACGPYTATFTDLTPGGVQRIWDFGDGTPIVTTNSPTVQHQFTRIDTFDITLTVSNTTGCTKTLKKQDFIRLAAPVINVSGAGLQGCVPFTANLSASVTTINNDPVASYAWVFGDSQSSNGTTPGITHTYNSAGNFNVSLAVTTQQGCTATHNFPQLVKTGAAPSNVSFTATRPDNCAGTSARLLATATNASRYRWDFGDGTTYEGPENDINRVFRTSGPVTIQMSAGSNGCFTAATPITLTNTGPVADFSFTRRCDNKNAYNFTNTSAGSATDTYEWDFADNSPFDNSMHPVHAYTQPGTYNVRLTVRNAAQNCMSTIFKTIQVFTADFHTGVGTICRSSEVDYGVVHVPHTLVDSYNWRFGDGTSLTTTDVDIKKTMLVKGLFTDTLIIRYNDPAYCADTIVKRDHLNVIAPIAGFTLAATACEGQPVRFSESSVPSPNIPLTNWKWDLGNGTTSVIQVPAPTKYNASGPFPVKLIVTDARNCVDSVTVQIPVRPTPFVHATTPQAKICEGNSVTLQAISNDPVAWQPAYQLSCTNCINPVVSPLKDTSYIAIATNVYGCSASDTVQLKVVPVVRLQVSADTAICLGMSAQLRAEGAATYSWTPNTDAISGPATAMPIVTPTANTTYTVVAGNDVACPSASAQVTVTVKPVPAVNVGPDQVVTVGSLVNLTSTYSNDVIKWEWKPSTYLDCSTCPQTVSAIRQSMDYALEVTNNNGCKKTDVVNIKLVCDQGIVFFPTGFTPNGDGANDVFYPRGKGVQVIRSLRIFNRFGQEVFKRENFNVEDISQGWDGTLKGKALPPDVYIYLFEAVCDTKEKFQLKGNVTLFR, encoded by the coding sequence ATGATGAGAACCGTCCCTGCACCTCATATGAAAAACCCGCATGCTATACGTAGCCGGCCCTTGCTGTTGCTGCTTTGCATGCTGGTTGCTCCGGCATTCATAAAAGCGCAGCAGGCTGGCTTTACTTATACCGCTTCCCCCGCTAGCCAGTGTGCCCCTGCTGTTTTTACCTTTCGGAATACCAGCACCGGTACACCTCTTTCCTGTATATGGAACTTTGGTAATGGCAACACTTCCAATGACCTCAACCCGGTGATCACCTTTCCGAATGCAGGGCCTGTAACGGTTATCCTTACTGCTTATTATTCAAACAGTACCAGCAGCGCCACGCAAAACTTTGTAGTGTATGCTCCGCCGGTACCAGACTTTTCAGTAAATACGCCCATCGCCTGTGGCCCTTACACCGCCACTTTTACAGACCTGACACCCGGAGGAGTTCAACGGATATGGGACTTCGGGGATGGCACACCAATAGTTACCACCAACTCCCCTACTGTTCAGCATCAATTCACCCGTATAGATACATTTGATATCACACTCACCGTCAGCAATACAACAGGCTGTACAAAAACACTTAAGAAGCAGGACTTTATCAGGCTGGCTGCACCTGTGATCAATGTTTCCGGAGCAGGATTGCAGGGCTGCGTACCTTTTACTGCGAATCTTTCCGCCAGTGTTACCACTATCAATAACGACCCTGTAGCCTCCTATGCCTGGGTTTTCGGAGATAGCCAAAGTAGCAATGGTACAACGCCAGGTATTACACATACCTATAACTCGGCGGGTAATTTCAATGTAAGTCTTGCCGTTACCACACAGCAGGGTTGTACAGCAACCCACAACTTTCCACAACTGGTAAAAACAGGTGCTGCACCTTCCAACGTAAGTTTTACGGCTACGCGGCCGGACAATTGTGCAGGTACCAGTGCCCGCCTCCTGGCAACTGCCACCAACGCCAGCCGCTACCGCTGGGACTTTGGAGATGGTACAACTTACGAGGGCCCCGAGAACGACATCAATCGTGTATTTCGTACAAGCGGCCCCGTTACCATACAAATGAGTGCAGGTTCCAATGGATGTTTCACCGCTGCAACACCTATCACGCTCACCAATACTGGTCCTGTAGCTGATTTCAGCTTTACCCGCCGATGTGATAACAAGAACGCTTATAACTTTACAAATACTTCTGCCGGTTCAGCTACCGATACTTATGAGTGGGATTTTGCTGATAACTCTCCATTTGACAACAGCATGCATCCTGTCCATGCCTATACCCAACCCGGCACTTACAATGTGCGGCTGACAGTAAGGAATGCAGCACAGAATTGCATGAGCACCATCTTCAAAACAATACAGGTTTTCACAGCAGATTTTCATACCGGTGTAGGTACCATTTGCCGCAGCAGCGAAGTAGATTATGGCGTGGTGCATGTGCCGCATACCCTGGTAGACAGCTACAACTGGAGGTTCGGGGATGGTACCAGCTTAACCACCACGGATGTAGACATCAAAAAAACAATGCTGGTGAAAGGGCTTTTTACAGACACACTGATCATCCGGTATAACGATCCTGCCTATTGTGCAGATACGATTGTGAAAAGAGATCATTTAAATGTAATAGCGCCTATTGCGGGTTTTACACTGGCAGCAACAGCCTGCGAAGGCCAACCGGTAAGGTTTTCCGAATCTTCTGTTCCTTCTCCCAACATCCCTCTGACAAACTGGAAATGGGATCTGGGGAATGGAACAACATCCGTCATACAGGTTCCTGCACCAACAAAATATAATGCCAGTGGCCCTTTCCCGGTGAAGCTGATCGTAACAGATGCACGTAACTGTGTGGATTCTGTTACAGTTCAAATCCCTGTGCGCCCTACTCCATTTGTGCATGCCACAACACCACAGGCTAAAATATGTGAAGGCAACAGCGTAACACTGCAGGCGATCAGCAACGATCCGGTGGCCTGGCAACCTGCTTACCAGTTAAGTTGTACCAATTGCATTAATCCTGTTGTTTCTCCATTAAAAGACACTTCTTATATAGCCATTGCCACTAATGTCTACGGTTGTTCGGCCAGTGATACGGTACAGTTGAAAGTAGTGCCTGTTGTTCGTTTACAGGTAAGCGCGGATACAGCCATCTGCCTGGGCATGAGTGCACAACTGCGTGCCGAAGGAGCTGCCACTTACAGCTGGACGCCTAATACGGATGCCATCAGCGGGCCGGCTACTGCCATGCCTATTGTTACGCCAACAGCCAATACTACTTATACCGTAGTGGCCGGTAACGATGTGGCCTGCCCTTCTGCCAGCGCACAGGTGACCGTGACCGTGAAACCGGTACCTGCCGTAAATGTGGGGCCGGACCAGGTAGTAACAGTTGGCAGCCTGGTGAACCTTACTTCCACTTACAGCAATGATGTGATCAAGTGGGAATGGAAACCTAGCACGTATCTTGATTGTTCAACATGTCCGCAAACGGTATCTGCCATCCGCCAGTCTATGGACTACGCGCTGGAAGTAACAAACAATAATGGCTGTAAAAAAACAGATGTGGTGAACATCAAGCTGGTATGTGATCAGGGCATTGTGTTCTTCCCCACCGGTTTTACACCCAACGGAGATGGTGCGAACGATGTATTTTATCCACGCGGAAAGGGTGTGCAGGTGATCAGATCCCTGCGGATCTTTAACCGTTTCGGGCAGGAAGTATTCAAAAGAGAGAATTTCAATGTAGAAGATATCAGCCAGGGTTGGGACGGTACGCTGAAGGGAAAAGCTTTGCCGCCGGACGTGTATATTTATCTTTTTGAGGCGGTTTGTGACACAAAAGAGAAATTCCAACTAAAAGGAAACGTAACTTTATTCCGATAA
- a CDS encoding T9SS type A sorting domain-containing protein, producing the protein MLKNSTLILFILLCTISLPAWSQSTKSLPETEGVSKVVKAYPNPATTKIFFEIQRNNDKVYEIIVYNFLGKKVDHLKNIAQRTQVNLDNYYSGLYIFQLREKNGNLVESGKFNVVK; encoded by the coding sequence ATGTTGAAGAACTCTACACTCATTTTATTTATCCTACTCTGTACCATATCCCTTCCGGCATGGTCTCAAAGTACTAAATCCCTTCCCGAAACGGAGGGTGTGAGTAAAGTTGTCAAAGCCTATCCTAATCCTGCTACTACTAAGATCTTTTTCGAGATCCAGCGTAATAACGATAAGGTTTACGAAATTATTGTTTACAACTTCCTCGGTAAAAAAGTAGATCACCTGAAGAATATAGCACAACGCACACAGGTGAACCTCGATAACTATTATAGCGGCCTATATATCTTCCAGTTACGTGAAAAGAACGGAAACCTCGTAGAATCGGGGAAATTCAATGTGGTCAAGTAA
- a CDS encoding PKD domain-containing protein: MNYQKQLCCFRTYCAILLLACTAASLHSSAQTVRFTINGKQNDCAPHALSFTNMSDNGATAYLWDFGQGSTATTRDAGITYLNPGTYKVTLTVTYPGGPKTYSENIEVYARPVPQFSVSNVVGCTPLPIQFTDQSTPGSGTLQNVTWDFGDGVITSDPNPTHTYNVGGNFSINIIATNSFGCSAGLEKARLINVGETPNVDFTSDAFSSCTTPLTVNFTSTGPAGLTYAWDFGNGTTSTAANPTVEYQQEGRFTVTLRARNAQGCEAVITKPAFITIEKTRADFTTQGPVCTGVNVPLINTTMPRPTLSTWTLPDGRQTYGTDASYYFSAPGDYVFTLESGLPGCMETITKTITVHPSPVASFTATPPQGCAIPFNTQFTSTSTGATEWFWNFGDGTTGTGLNPTHSYTRFGSYDVALRVRSDQGCEASVTLPDYIRVEEPDVQMYISNPEGCLPLSTTFSATLLSAGMITGYSWDFGDGTTSTAVQPSHTYTTEGIFNVRLVVNITGGCQYTIDTTVRAGRIPVVQFDGDPKNPCQRFPVNFVNQSVPRGTEWLWYFPDDGGSTETAENPSHIFRNIGRHDVTLTVSNYGCRRTLTKIDFITILPPIANFMINRNCNDRYTVNFTDLSDFGPIAGTPRFWSWDFGDNTPLVTTPSPTHVYAAPGVYTIRLTVNDGNCESVHAVTIEVIDEKPIISALNTEICAGGSVTFTRSNTNPANIASYAWNWGDGTYAPVPGTSISKTYNTPGDYNVVLTVLDRNGCVSASNIIPVKVNGATADFNFTGRNCKGDEQLFTDASVASHGYNIRSWTWNFGDGTTPQVLQTKPVDYKHAFAQTGTYNVRLQVEDNAGCVTSITKPVPVTGVTSNFRTPSTIACRDQPIQFSNTSTGSGLTYAWEFGDGATSNLQHPVKAYSTPGEYDVTLTVTNTIGCTETVTKGKFVIIPDPVAKFSMPSDLQACPPVLVQFTNESSQYVRSVWDFGDGSRSSLQNPSHVFNLPGTYTIRLDVYSAGECINSTSRQITIKGPTGTRDMTPKTGCVPHEMTISATSTNAVKYIWDFDNGNVQITTTNSYKYTYDKEGIYHPRVILEDAQGCRVPAQGPEETIIVDKANASFAVDDALACDAGDVFFTNSSTSLSYLRLQQPQTYLWDFGITNRTDDVSTALNPTYFYSGVGTYQAKLVVTSFYGCTAELTMPVKVEPLPEALLSPVNPICAGDSIVFMGSEGKGLPGTRWVWQLDNVPTNATGANPRMVFRTPGNHQVKLLIRNENNKCPDSAIVPVSVNPLPTVNVMPKQAVLCEGQSLQLQSNASPGTYSWTNYNISDAGNANPNVNPVMDTTYRVRVINNFGCIANDSMRITVSHPFDVRSNNAVICSGKQTQLSASGAMRYRWIPATGLSRADIANPFARPATTTQYQVIGYGNDACFTDTVNVLVTVNPSPVVNPGPGRVVPAGAEVTLGVQGSPDIVQWQWYPDKWITCTDCPSPIATPKGDVTYNITATNQYGCATIALLPIKLVCPASTAFIPNSFSPNGDGQNDIFYVRGRGISGIKSFKIFNRWGQMVFERSNCNTDDPGCGWDGKFGGVLLNPDVYIYYVEMTCDSNEPLLVKGNITLLR; encoded by the coding sequence ATGAACTACCAAAAACAGTTGTGCTGTTTTAGAACGTATTGCGCCATCCTACTGCTTGCATGTACTGCGGCTTCCCTGCATTCCAGTGCACAGACAGTAAGGTTTACTATTAATGGCAAACAAAACGATTGCGCTCCACACGCCCTTTCCTTTACCAACATGTCTGACAACGGTGCCACCGCCTACCTGTGGGACTTTGGACAAGGTTCTACCGCTACCACAAGGGATGCCGGTATCACCTATCTCAACCCCGGTACTTACAAAGTAACCTTAACGGTTACTTATCCAGGTGGCCCAAAAACATATAGCGAGAACATTGAAGTATATGCGAGACCGGTACCCCAGTTCTCAGTGTCCAACGTAGTCGGATGTACGCCCTTACCTATCCAGTTTACAGACCAGAGTACCCCCGGTTCCGGTACCCTGCAAAATGTGACCTGGGACTTTGGGGATGGTGTGATCACTTCTGACCCCAACCCTACCCATACCTATAACGTGGGCGGGAACTTTTCCATTAACATCATCGCTACCAATAGTTTCGGTTGTTCAGCCGGTCTTGAAAAAGCCCGGCTGATCAATGTTGGGGAAACGCCAAACGTGGATTTCACCTCTGATGCCTTCAGCAGCTGCACCACACCCCTGACTGTTAATTTCACCAGTACCGGCCCGGCAGGTTTAACCTATGCCTGGGACTTTGGGAACGGCACTACTTCAACAGCTGCCAACCCTACCGTGGAATACCAGCAGGAAGGGCGTTTTACTGTAACCTTAAGGGCAAGGAATGCACAAGGTTGCGAAGCAGTGATCACTAAACCTGCGTTCATCACCATTGAAAAAACAAGGGCTGATTTTACCACGCAGGGCCCGGTTTGTACAGGTGTTAATGTACCCCTGATCAATACCACCATGCCACGCCCAACGCTTTCTACCTGGACCTTACCGGATGGAAGACAAACATATGGCACGGATGCTTCCTATTACTTTTCGGCGCCAGGTGATTATGTTTTCACGCTGGAATCCGGCCTGCCGGGTTGTATGGAAACCATTACCAAAACCATTACAGTGCATCCCTCTCCGGTGGCCAGCTTTACGGCAACACCTCCACAGGGTTGCGCTATTCCTTTCAACACACAATTCACTTCTACATCCACCGGCGCCACAGAATGGTTCTGGAATTTCGGAGATGGTACTACAGGTACAGGATTGAACCCAACCCATAGCTATACACGATTTGGCAGTTATGATGTTGCATTGCGGGTGAGGTCTGACCAGGGTTGTGAGGCCAGTGTAACACTGCCTGATTACATCCGCGTGGAAGAACCGGATGTACAGATGTATATCTCAAATCCTGAAGGCTGTTTGCCGCTCAGCACTACATTCAGTGCCACCTTACTGAGTGCCGGCATGATCACCGGTTATAGCTGGGATTTTGGAGACGGCACCACTTCTACTGCTGTACAACCTTCTCATACTTATACCACAGAAGGTATATTTAACGTACGGCTGGTGGTGAATATAACGGGGGGCTGCCAATATACTATAGACACTACTGTACGCGCCGGCAGAATACCTGTTGTGCAATTTGACGGAGATCCGAAGAATCCCTGCCAGCGATTCCCGGTTAACTTTGTGAATCAATCTGTTCCCCGCGGCACAGAATGGCTTTGGTATTTCCCGGACGATGGAGGCAGTACGGAAACAGCGGAAAACCCTTCACATATTTTCCGCAATATCGGCAGGCACGATGTAACACTTACCGTGAGCAATTATGGTTGCCGCCGTACCCTTACTAAAATAGACTTTATCACTATCCTGCCTCCTATTGCCAATTTCATGATCAACAGGAATTGTAACGACAGGTATACGGTGAACTTCACAGACCTTTCAGACTTTGGCCCTATAGCGGGAACACCCCGTTTCTGGTCATGGGATTTTGGAGATAATACCCCGCTGGTGACCACTCCTTCACCTACGCACGTGTATGCAGCACCGGGAGTATATACCATCCGCCTTACGGTGAATGACGGCAATTGCGAATCTGTACATGCGGTAACGATAGAAGTGATTGATGAAAAGCCCATTATCTCTGCGCTTAATACAGAAATATGCGCAGGCGGTTCAGTTACTTTTACAAGAAGTAATACCAACCCTGCCAACATTGCTTCCTATGCATGGAATTGGGGAGATGGTACATATGCTCCGGTTCCGGGTACTTCCATTTCCAAAACATATAACACACCCGGTGATTACAATGTTGTACTGACGGTGTTAGACAGGAACGGCTGTGTCAGCGCATCCAACATCATCCCTGTAAAAGTGAACGGCGCTACAGCTGATTTCAATTTTACCGGCCGGAATTGTAAGGGAGATGAACAATTATTCACAGATGCCTCTGTTGCTTCTCATGGTTATAACATCCGCTCCTGGACATGGAATTTTGGAGACGGTACTACACCCCAGGTATTGCAAACCAAACCGGTAGATTACAAACATGCCTTTGCGCAAACCGGTACATATAATGTGCGGTTACAGGTAGAAGACAATGCAGGATGTGTGACGTCCATCACCAAACCGGTTCCAGTAACAGGCGTTACTTCAAACTTCCGTACACCTTCCACCATTGCCTGCAGGGACCAGCCTATTCAATTCAGCAATACTTCAACAGGCAGCGGGCTTACGTATGCATGGGAATTCGGAGATGGCGCTACAAGTAACCTGCAGCATCCGGTAAAAGCCTATTCAACACCCGGTGAGTATGATGTAACATTGACTGTTACTAACACCATCGGCTGTACGGAAACAGTAACGAAAGGCAAATTTGTTATTATTCCTGATCCGGTTGCAAAGTTCAGCATGCCATCCGATTTGCAGGCATGCCCTCCGGTACTCGTACAGTTCACAAATGAAAGCAGCCAATACGTGCGTTCCGTATGGGATTTTGGAGATGGCAGCCGCTCCAGCCTGCAAAACCCTTCACACGTATTTAACCTGCCCGGCACCTACACCATCCGCCTGGATGTTTATTCCGCCGGTGAGTGCATCAATTCTACCTCGCGGCAGATCACTATCAAGGGTCCTACCGGTACCCGCGACATGACACCGAAAACCGGTTGCGTGCCACATGAAATGACGATCTCTGCTACCTCTACGAATGCTGTGAAGTACATATGGGACTTTGATAACGGGAATGTTCAGATCACTACCACTAACTCTTACAAATACACTTACGATAAAGAGGGTATCTATCATCCAAGGGTGATCCTGGAAGATGCGCAAGGTTGCAGAGTGCCTGCACAAGGCCCCGAGGAAACGATCATCGTAGATAAGGCGAATGCATCTTTTGCGGTAGACGATGCACTGGCATGTGATGCAGGTGATGTATTCTTCACCAATAGCAGTACCAGCCTTTCTTATCTGAGGCTTCAGCAGCCGCAAACCTATCTCTGGGATTTTGGTATTACCAACAGAACAGATGATGTAAGCACAGCGCTCAACCCAACCTATTTTTACAGCGGCGTAGGTACCTACCAGGCTAAACTGGTGGTGACCAGTTTCTATGGATGTACAGCTGAACTCACAATGCCTGTAAAAGTAGAACCACTTCCGGAAGCACTTTTAAGCCCCGTGAATCCTATCTGTGCCGGCGATTCTATTGTTTTCATGGGATCAGAGGGCAAGGGACTGCCAGGTACCAGATGGGTATGGCAGCTGGACAATGTGCCCACCAACGCTACCGGCGCCAATCCGCGGATGGTGTTCAGAACACCCGGCAACCACCAGGTAAAACTGTTGATCCGCAACGAGAACAATAAATGCCCGGATTCAGCTATAGTACCCGTTTCGGTGAATCCATTACCGACTGTGAATGTGATGCCGAAACAAGCTGTACTCTGCGAAGGGCAGTCGCTTCAACTACAATCCAATGCAAGCCCCGGAACATACTCCTGGACCAATTACAATATTTCAGATGCAGGCAACGCCAACCCAAATGTGAATCCTGTAATGGATACTACTTACCGTGTACGCGTGATAAACAACTTCGGCTGCATAGCTAACGATTCTATGCGCATAACCGTATCACATCCTTTCGATGTAAGATCTAATAATGCGGTGATCTGCAGTGGTAAGCAAACACAGCTTTCTGCAAGCGGCGCCATGCGTTATCGCTGGATACCGGCCACCGGCCTGAGCAGGGCTGATATTGCCAATCCGTTTGCAAGACCGGCTACCACTACACAATACCAGGTGATCGGTTATGGTAATGATGCCTGCTTTACAGATACAGTGAATGTGCTGGTAACTGTAAATCCTTCCCCGGTGGTTAATCCCGGTCCGGGAAGAGTAGTGCCGGCAGGTGCCGAAGTGACCTTGGGTGTACAGGGTTCCCCTGATATCGTTCAATGGCAGTGGTATCCTGACAAATGGATCACCTGCACAGACTGCCCATCCCCTATAGCCACGCCCAAAGGAGATGTGACCTACAACATTACTGCCACTAACCAATATGGCTGCGCCACCATCGCACTGTTGCCGATCAAACTGGTCTGCCCGGCCAGCACCGCTTTTATTCCTAACTCTTTCAGCCCCAACGGAGATGGGCAGAACGACATCTTCTATGTAAGGGGGAGAGGCATAAGCGGTATCAAATCATTTAAAATATTCAACCGCTGGGGACAAATGGTATTTGAAAGAAGTAACTGCAATACAGACGATCCGGGCTGCGGATGGGATGGCAAGTTCGGCGGCGTATTGCTTAACCCGGATGTTTATATCTATTACGTGGAAATGACCTGTGATTCTAATGAACCATTGCTAGTCAAAGGGAACATCACCCTTTTGCGGTAA
- a CDS encoding PorP/SprF family type IX secretion system membrane protein, producing MKKPKTMKTLWKSARLLLCCSMALSAEAQDIHLSQFAETPILRNPALIGLFKGDVRIQGVYRNQWNSVTIPYQTGTMSGEMKFPIGQYNDHITAGLQMSYDRAGSSRLQSVQVLPALNYHKSLSEDKSSFLSLGFMGGMVQRQFDPTHLTFNNQYTNGRFDPAAATGEEGRMARIGYTYWDAGVGMSYNGSLGEESNYFVGAAYYHFNRPKVSFYDDKTITLDPKLSFNMGITVPVAERIKVIAHYNQVHQGSYSEFIGGAMIGYSLYDEGLESDRGFYGGLFFRWNDAVVPMIRLDMGTYEIGMSYDVNVSRLRTASQAMGGFELSMVFKSFLNSRNSTLNSVTCPSF from the coding sequence ATGAAAAAGCCGAAGACGATGAAAACGCTGTGGAAAAGTGCGCGCCTGCTCCTTTGCTGTAGTATGGCGCTTAGTGCTGAGGCCCAGGATATACATCTGTCACAGTTTGCTGAAACACCTATACTGCGCAATCCGGCATTGATCGGCCTGTTTAAAGGAGATGTGCGCATACAGGGAGTTTACCGCAATCAATGGAACAGTGTTACCATTCCTTATCAGACGGGCACCATGAGCGGGGAAATGAAATTCCCCATCGGGCAATATAACGACCATATCACGGCAGGTTTACAAATGTCGTACGACCGGGCAGGCTCTTCCAGGCTGCAGTCCGTTCAGGTATTGCCGGCCCTGAACTACCACAAATCGTTGAGTGAAGACAAAAGCAGCTTCCTTTCCCTGGGTTTTATGGGAGGTATGGTACAGCGGCAGTTTGATCCTACTCACCTCACTTTCAATAACCAATATACCAATGGCCGTTTTGATCCTGCCGCCGCTACCGGGGAAGAAGGAAGAATGGCCAGGATAGGTTATACTTACTGGGATGCAGGTGTGGGCATGAGTTACAATGGGTCTTTGGGAGAAGAAAGCAATTACTTTGTCGGCGCGGCCTATTATCATTTCAACCGGCCCAAGGTTTCCTTTTACGATGATAAGACTATTACGCTGGACCCGAAGTTGAGTTTTAACATGGGCATTACGGTTCCCGTGGCTGAACGGATCAAGGTGATTGCACATTACAACCAGGTGCACCAGGGCTCTTATTCAGAATTTATTGGCGGGGCCATGATAGGTTACAGCTTGTACGATGAGGGGCTGGAATCAGACAGGGGTTTCTATGGCGGGCTGTTCTTCAGATGGAACGATGCCGTGGTTCCCATGATCAGGCTGGATATGGGTACCTACGAAATTGGAATGAGTTACGATGTGAATGTTTCCCGGCTGCGGACTGCCAGCCAGGCAATGGGAGGGTTTGAACTGTCTATGGTTTTCAAAAGTTTCCTGAACAGCCGGAACTCAACTTTGAACAGTGTAACCTGTCCGAGCTTCTGA